The nucleotide sequence agttatcttatcttttatttttgtaatttttatttacaaacaatatcttttaatttcagaatttattattttatttcattttaaaatcaaaattaggttagatataaaaggaaaaagatttacCCTTTAGGGAAACCTCTCTCTTCCGCACTTTTCAGAACccttgttttctctgtaagtcatgagccactaaaccttcttggttaaggttaggagctctatttatttctatggattaagactattatttttctattttaattaatgtactgatttagtttcaaggattactttcgttcttaattttatgaatttaggtagaacgagagtatgacccttattctaaatACGTTCTTGTGACCCTTGGGAGAGGTCTCTCACTTGAACATAACTTGAAAGTagattcctcctaaattgctaattacttaaaCTAATctagatacgtgacatataatccgtttagctttgggtaattagggttttttttGCCTTAAACtagatttgaacttaaccctctaatcagaGTCAAGTGACCAAGagattggcagttgatgaaggttagaggagactaaatcactaagagattagggtttaatcaaatacagtttgccatgaaataaatcttgcatgattaaaatagttggtaagaaacaTTAATCcaaaaaagtaaacatctccgataccttaactgtttctctcaTTGATTTCTACACCAAACGCAttgtttgctttctttactttttatttattgtttaatgctcttAAAACCCACACAACCAACTTTTTTGTTcgcctaactaagccaatcagttgaccattgttgctcagttcCTCAGTCCTCGTGGGATAAACCCTCACTTACCTgatgtattacttggatgactcgATGCACTTACCGGTTCAGTTGTGGATATTCTCAAATTTTACGACCATATTAtcgttattatattattatttggtTCCACTCAAGGCCGATGCCATAAAGGAAACTGTTCATACCCTCTCCCGAGCTTTTACCCGGGACCCAGTATGGCGAAAGGGCCGACCTCTAGGGAAGGCCCTCCAAACCTCTAGCCGAGCTCTTCTAAGAGGTTAGACACGATCCAGAAAAGACCAAGGCAAGGTCACTACTTCTAGAAAGGCGGTAACCAAGAGGATAAGATCTCAACCGACTTCCAaagatataagataagataagattatcACCCTAAGGGAAGTCACCActctctactataaatacactgcaGCCCCTAGGTATAACTCACGTTCtactctactaaaaacctgcctaaatcccttgctaacttaagcatcagagtctcttgtaggtaccactcCCAACCTCCTCACGAAGAACTCGGAATAGGCGGCACCTCGATACCAACAAGTCGAACGCTGCTACTTGAAGGGATCTGGACTCCACGTTCAGACCCGACTCAATGCTTCAGGTAActctcgaaacattggcgccgttgtcggggaacttAGAAATCATCTCACAATCATGGCGGACAGACAACCCGACGACGGTCATGTAGTatttgaacctgatgaagaggcACAAATGGAGGACTACAACGTCATGCTCTCCCCCTCCGCCACCACACCACGGGAAAAATCCCCTGTAGAAACCTCACCCAAAGAAGACTCAGTCTGACGCACGCCATCCTGAGGGGGAAGGACACCCCCAGGTGATGGAAATACTGAACATAGTCTACGAACAGCAAGACTGCTTGAGAAAACTCGAACGCGAAGCAGAACGACAGTGAGAGGCTGAAAGGGAGCTAAGGAGAGAGGCCCGACTGCGCAGAGAACTAGAAGAGAAATGCCAGAGAATTGAAATTGACCTATGAACTCGGATTACGCGTCCAAGTTGGGACGAAAGTCCCTTAGGAGGGCAAGACCCGTTCACTGAAGAAATCATGAAAGTCAAGGTCTCCAGAAATTTCAAGCCACCCAACATGAACCTTTACGACGGGACATTTGACCCAAACCACCACCTTAGCAACTTTAGGAGTCGGATTTACCCGGCTGACGCCTCTGACGCgactcgctgcaaagcctttcctaCGACCTTAACAAAGGCCaccatgaagtggttcgacagacTACCACCTTGATCAGTCACTagcttcgacgacctggccaaaaaattcctaaCAAGATTTTTCATCCAAAAGGACAAGACAAAGCACGCCCCGAGCTTGCTAGGAATAAAATAAGGAGATAAGGAAAGTCTCCGGGattacatgaaaagattcaacaaagcttgCATGGAAAtccaaagtctgccaacagaggCAGTGATTATGGGGTTGGTCAACGACCTGAAAGAAGGACTGTTTAGCCAGTCCATATCCAAGTGACACCCATCCTCTCTAAATGAAGTACAGGAGAGGGcgaaaaagtacatcaacatggaagagaactccCGGTTAAGGGAAACCTCTTCAAAATCCAACCTGCCATATTCACCTTGGGATAGAGAGCGAGaacccaagaaaaaagaagagccAAGCTCAGAGAAATCCTGaagataccacaactacactcctctaAGGGTCTCCGTAGTAGACGTCTACAGAGAAATATGCCACAcagagaagatcccaccaccccgcCTGATCAAACACAAAATGGAAGAAGCCGGACAAAGTAATGTGAATACCATAGACTCTACggacactccaccaacgagtgttACGACCTAAGGAAAGTCATAGAAAAGATAGCCAGGGAGGGCCAGCTTGACAGATACTTAGCTGACAGGTCGGACGACCCGAGGGAAAGGAAGAAGGGGAAGGACGACCACAACACCCTCCTCACACCCCAGAGCGTCACGTCCACATGATCAACAGAGAATTTGCACAGAGAGAAATAATGAAATCCTCACgaaaaagacaccttaaagaggtatatcaAATTGGGAAAAGTAGCCTGTTGACCGACCTACCAACCATCTCCTTCACAAGGGAGGATGCACAGGGCCTGTTCCCCAAACATGACAATCCCATGGTAATAACCATAATCCTAGCAAACGTACACCTCCACCGTACCTTAATAAATCAAGGAAGCTCGGCAGACATCTTGTTCAAACCTGCTTTCGGCAAGCTCGGGCTAGAATTAAAAGACCTAAAAGCGTATCCAGATAGCTTATTCAAACTTGAAGATACCCCGATCCGACCCCTAGGGTACATCTCGCTATATAACACCTTTGAAAAAGCTCTAAGTTCTCCTTCTTATTGCTCCTCAGTTAATCCTCCTCATTCGTCAATGTGAGTGTCTTGATTGCATGAGCGCAATGAGATTAAGTGCTTCACCACTTCAGCTATGGTAGCCATCTTTTAGAGGTCTTCTTGCCtttaaagaaaggaaagaagctCACTTTGTTCATGTCTTAAAGGTTTGAGAACTTCGTCCAATGAaggaggtggtggaagagagggttcactATTATAGAGAAATGTATCATAgttagaaggtggttcatattggtgagagTCTTGAGGTAGTGTATATGGAATTGGTGGTCCTTGGGAGTATTGATGTTAGAATAGTGGTAGCTCtaaatatggttcatatggttgttggtatggtggatatggttTAGGAtaatatggaggtgaatggtggaatgGGGATTGTAAGTAAGATTGCCAATAATGTTAGGAGTTGGTTCATAATTGTGTACATTATAGGGTGAATTGTAACCATAagagaccggaggaggttgttgccatgaaggttgccTATAAACATGTGGCTCCTCCTTAACTTGATTTCCATTCCCATATTGTGATctctcattgaagctttcattccctacaacataattgtaaccaaactcatacctaaagggatgagaattcatagtgaaaagggaaaacaaaaacaaagattattaagagataaagaaaacaaactcctaaaccaaaactaacaaataaaaaaaaaagcaactattcacaatattcacatatgaacaataaccaataacaagcacataTTGCAACTTCCtcagtaacggcgccaaaaacttgatggcagGCCAAATGTTGGTTCAgaatttcttctcaataaaagaatcaattcgttgtaagtatagtttcaaaCCAACAATTAGCCCACATcagagtttaattttgtttgtcacaagtgcaaaccaataaaaatatcgagagtattagatctcgggtcgtctctcaaaggaatagCAGTAAGGTATGCGTGTTATCGGTTATGAGGTTCAAGGGGGTTTGCATATGAGAAgataagaatttaaatgacaagaaaataaatcaaacaactaaagataacaaatactaaaAAGGCATTCATGACAAGGATTAAGAgtcaaggttttctatcctagtcattaattataacACAATCATTACCAAGAGTTAAGCCTATTATGTTATCTCTAACATCAAGAGAAGATCAAGTAGGcttagttaatctcaatccataagtagcatcaatagaaacaagattaactaacaactctagatcaccaatccaaATTGGGTATCAATGACTCAAGACTACCAAACTTCTCTTTCCAAGCTAAGAATgctaaaaatctactctaaagctaagccaagcattttatcaaacacttggtgtgaataaaaataaaagcataataaattgcatgaataataaaatctaaagctaccaaatgcaagaaaataataataacaacttaattaagcaacaataaatatagaaacatcaaattgtattaaacggaaatcaaaatcaacaatagttcataaacataaaaataaccaaaatgagaaattaacaagataaactaagaaaattaaggcAATAGAACAAGGAAAGGtaaaagaaactagatgaaaataagaattaaaacataaatttaagagtgaattaaactaaaaaccctaaattctagagagaatagggagcttctctctctagaaaatgacctaAAGTATGGATCCTAAGctacactaattgctcccccccttgttccttcttgaatttggcctcaaatacTTCATAAATGAGTTGAATTTGAGTTTGGATGAGCTCATAAATTGCTAGCCACATTTTCTTTAAGTTGGTCACATGAcaagtgtcacgcgtacgcgtggcctgaCCAAATctccactcacgcgtacgcgtggccatgAATTCcaccaaatcctcatttcttcatgaattctccactttgcatgcttttttcttcacttcttcaatctaATATTTGCCTTCTAAggctgaaatcacttaacaaacacatcaaggcatcaaatggaattaaagaaaattaaatttagcaatttaagagtctaaaaagcatgtttttactcttacatgcaatttagaaaaaattcacaaaaccatgctatttcattgaataaatgtgggataagttgataaaattcactaaattcaacacaagataaaccctaaaattggggtttatcataaTGCCTTAGTACTTCACTAGATTTATGCATAAATTCAAGGAGACTGATTTTATTGTTAACATAGTTCTTCAATAATAAACGAATTTTCTCACACTGGGATGTAGTTCTTATGTGGCCAAAGAAGTCCTCCTTCAAATATGCAGTAGCCCACTTCATTTTATTATAAATGCCCTGAACCCATTTATTCTCAGCAAGTCCATATTTCGATATGATCTCGCTCTATCTCTTTTTAAATACTTCTGCAGTAAACTATCCATACAATAATACATTAAAGTCATCCCaaaaatgtttattttttatattctaTACTGCATTACGATGTAGATTCCATGCACAAAGGTGGTGTGGTATACCAGAAAATACTTTTAAGATAGCCTATCTCATGGCGCGGTCCTCATCTGTCACAATGCCTTCGGATATTTTGCCTGACATGATTTCCAAAAATTCCTGCAGTGGCCACTTGAAAGTTTCGAACCTTTCATTCGAAAGCAAGGTGCATCCAAAGATAGTTGTTTGCCCATGGTGGTTGGTCCTTGAAAATATGAGTAAGGGCTTATTGTAGACATTGTTTTGTAAGTGGTGTCAAAAGGCAGTACATCGTTAAAACATTCGTAATCAGCAACTCTTGCTCCATCAGCTCATACGAAATTATCTAACTTACCATATTTTAAGGTGAACTTTCCTAAAAATAACGGGTCATTGTTTGCTTTGGACAATAGATAGGCAATGCAATAAATGCATCACCATCTTTTACTTTGCCACGTCTAGTCTTACTAATGTGGTTATGTTGGTATTTGCTGGTAAAACTCACTTTATCATATCCACATTTTTGGGAAACCATGTAACCCATTATGTGACAGCTTTTAACACATACTCATAAGCTGTCTGCTTGTGTTTTATCGGTATCATTAAGCTTACGATTCGTAGCAATAAGATGTTTGTACTTAGATGGACACAGTGATTGATTATGTTCACTCTCAAAGACACCGACTTTTCACTTTCCCGACCTATAGTAATGAATGAAATAAATTTGAGTCTTGCAATTGATACGAGTAATTGCTCTATGTTCCTTTTGTTGGTTGTCTCTTTTAAAGTTCTTCCAATGTCTTTCTCCTGCTTTATTACAAATCAATTGTCTTGTATTAATGTTGCCATTAGCATCTACCATCTTCAAGTCTTTTCGAGACACAAATCCATATCCTTTTGCATATTGGGCATGAAATTCACAAACTTGAGATTTTGTATCAAACACCAATCGCCATATGTCTTTTATAGTCAAATTAGTTATCAACTTTTCAAAACCATCAATATTAATTGTATCTGCCTCTATCTTATCTATAGTTACATCCACCATATCATCACTTTCATCAAAACTGCACTCATACTCAAAACTTAAATCCTCAAAGTGATCATCATCCTTATACAACTCTTTACCATCATCCTCTATGACTAAACTTACAATTTAAACATGTAAGCTACTAAATAAATGCCAGAAGAATAGAATAAACAAAATGAACTCAGTTTTTTATGACTAAAATTATTGGTCAATCAAATTCTATAAAAGCTAAGAGTTATTAGTGCATAAGAATGTTATTAttatgacaaccaaaaattaCGAAAAAAAAATTCTCTAACTTATTAGCTTTCTATGTTCTTTCTTTTAAAAACTAGAATATAACACATTCAGATAAAAATGATTTGACTTATTAGCTAGGAGCATCATCTTTATCTATAAAAATTGTATATATgcctaataaaaaataattaacaatcTACTCTCATGATTTTCAGTACATCAAAATATACATAAATGtgtaatgttaatgtatataatACTAACCTGCTGATAAAATAGAGAGTGTATCACTACCACACTTAAACGAAATAATCAAGAATAATAAAGTGTAAATCTTGCACCTGAGATaaacattaaaaaagaaaaaaaattagcataTAATTAAGCAAAAATTTAACTTTAACAATTTAAATTGTCAACTAAATCATAGGCATCAATTAATTATTAAGTACTTTAATTTGAGAATTTTATAGAATTTGACCTCTACTTAGTCACTCAATtctacatatatatatttttcaagaAGCTATCACGTACTCCTGCACATATTTCAGCCAAAATGAAAACTTATAATTTCttagttttttttaattgttaaaaaGTTCTATTTAATTTGCTTTTACAGTTTTTTAATACAAAGAACATTAAAAATTTTAGTGTTTTCATATAAGCAAATTTAGTCTTTAGTAAAATATTTGTTTTAAACGAATTCGTAGGGGCAAAGAATATGTGCAAAATTCTTTAGCACATCCATTTATACTTTGCTTTATTCAATCATCCAAATTAGATGTGGTTAAAATTGCATATATAAAATAATTCATATCAgtgcatataaactagaatttaaaAGAGTGTCCTGCAattattttcttgcattattattattatcaccaAATTATATGTTTCTCTGTAACAAAACTTTTAAAGCAGTAGATGTAACATTCAAACACttacaaaaattattttggagAAATCTTGATAATAAATAAAAACACCTCAAATAGACATATGTTTCATACAcataggctgcgtttgttttcgaaaacaggacaggacaagacactgatggaTAGAGACAtacaattttgtgtttttgtattctgtttggcgataaactagaacaaattatgaaaattcaatttattctcattttttttcattcaaaaaatttgagatgaaaaatataataataaaaaatataattatgaaaaattaacaagaataatgaaagaaaaaataaaaaataaattgtgtctcttgttagtgtctctgtgtccttcttgtcaggatggacacaaaatacactaattcagtgtctctggacacattgtctctgtccatgtctcctctgccaaacacgattttgtgtctctgtgtccctgtctcagtgtcctgtctctgtaaacaaacgcagccatATAGAACTATAATTTGGATTCGAAAGCACAAAATCAGAGAGAGAGAGTAAATCTTGGaccctattttctttttttttttatttgaagttTGTAACTAGAACAGATGACACAGTTGTCGCATGCCTCTCAGAATAATCTAAAATTTTGTGAAGAATTATATACATAGAAAGCTATTGGAAGTTTtaaatgagagagaaagagagagatttTAGATTACAAATGAATGGAGTACCTTTTAAAAATTGCCGAGCTTCTTCTTTGTCAAAGACGATAGGAAGAGAGtttagagaaagaaagaagaaaaagtagagacaaaactaaaaaaacttcaaaaaaaaaaaagaatagagtagaaatgagacaaaaaataaagaagaaacaaagagagcttctttttctttgccataaaaaaaaagagaaaagaagagatgaaaacactaaattttagagaaaatgaataattttattatttttttatatatatttttgttttgatttttaaatttcaaaagataaaattataaattgaattttgaattttaactaaattaaaaaaattagaataatttttatttaaatattttttataaaattaaaaaatttaaatatttttcataaaattaaataaaaaatattttttatttttattaaagtacaaaaaaatattttaataaaatattgatataatataaattttaaaaaaattatttattaacataaaaaatacaTTTCACGTAtcgttattttaatttattcacgTTTTTGTGGTACTTATAAAATTATCATCTTACCGAAAGAAACACCTTAGTTAAAATAAAAACTCGAGTTGCCTTTTTAACGAAGTATCGGCCATGGCGGCTTTTAGGCAAAGAGAGGAGTCTCTGATTTTAGCCTTTTTGTGAATTGCGGGCAACGCACCTCACATTGCCTTCACCAAATTGCACCTTCAATTCTTCCTCAATTTTCAAGCTTTACCCTTCTTCCATAACGCTAATCCAACCCTCTTCTCGTTTTGTAagtttctttattctttctttcgCCATTGCTATTGCGTCTTTTTCCATTGTTTTCCCCCCTTCTTCTTATTAGGGGTTTTGCTAGGGCTTCTTCATGCGGTCTACCTTCATATCTTCATTGTAAGCGGCATTTACATTTAAATCTGTGCTATTAAGAAAATTCGAGCTTCACCTGCATTTTGTTAAGTAGCACCCACCATAATTTAGGTAACAATTTCAAGATCTCAAGCTTCTTCTTTTGGGGGTTATTTTTCAAGGTGGAAAGAAAAGAGTCTCTGTTCACCAACTCCGTATGAAAATGCTGAATTTTTCAGCTTCTTTTTGTTGTATACCATGTATCTGTAAATGGGGttcttttaattttgttgttttatCTCTTTGGGATGAATTTTTAGGCTTCTGTTGCGACACGAAGAAGATGAGGTTGTGATCCTGAGTGTCATGGGGatatatgatatataatttggAGAATTGGGgcagaagaaaaatagaaaggtGGAAAACCATACACAATGCCTATGTTCCCTTTGAGCATGAGCTCAGAAAGGGTGCAGGACAACAATGAGAGGAGAAACACTATGGTGTATCTCAATGTATATGATCTCACGCCTGTGAACAATTACCTTTATGCCTTTGGTGTTGGAATCTATCACTCGGGTATCGAAGGTTTGTCTGCATAACCCCTTTTATGCTCTTAGATTACTGCAAGGTTTTAATTTTGAGCTTGTGTTGTTTCATCATATTGCGAGGATTAGCTAGGATGAATTATGAGACAATTAGATTTTGTATATGTTATAGAATTGCCAAGTGATATTATGTCATAGTGCTTTGTTGTTGGTCgaagaatagaggaaaaggaaaaggaaaaaattGAGGTGGTACTTGAATGCATATTGTCAGTATATATAATGTGAAATGAAGTGTCTGTTTTGTTTGGTAAGGAGATACGTGTGACTGTGTGAAAATTATTGTATTGTTAGAAGGTAGATTTTTCGTTGTTGTATGTTATGTTGCTCCTTGATCTGGCTTTCCCAATAAGACGTACCACTGGAGAATAGTGCATCATGATGAAAATAGTTAATGCTGCTTGCAGTGgttggtaatttttttttttaggctAGTAGGTCCTGGGAACTTATGATTCTTTAAAATTTTATCGGACTTAATTTAAGTAATGTATTAAACTATGGAAGCTTGTGAATTAGGGTGAGGAAGACAGTTACCTATAGACTTTTCAGTGATCTCAAAGGTACAGatttgagaattttaaattttattcaagGTGTTGCTTTTCATTGTTTCGAAATTGTGGTTAATAAATTTGTACCTGTTGGATCTAATCTAAGGTTTAATACACTAGAAGAAACTCTCCTCTCTTTACACTTGATGTTCTTTGTAAAAATATCTCTTATAATGCTCTGTGTCCAACTTATTTTAACCAAATATCAATATCATCCTTCATCctctcactttgtgtctttacaTAATCAATGAGTTGCAACTTCACAACGTTTTGGTATTATTGCCTCATATTTCATCGTAGTTTCTGTCACTTTAAGCCTTTTTATGTGAATCTAAACTAACTCAACTACTTGAATATATGGAGATCTTCATTTCTATTCTCCACAACTGACATTCTAGAATTCGCATCACTTCACTGTGATCTTATGATTGCTCATTGGTGTTGGTTTTGGCGCTTCCAAATTCTGAATTCAGTTGTTGCGATTCAGAATAACCTCATCCAACTGATGTTAGGGGTTTCCATTTAGTATAGAGTTGTTTTCTGCATTTAGTGCATTTACCTCTTCTTGTTACTATCTTGTTTCTAGTGGGTCATCATTGGCTTGTTGTTTGTCATTCCACAACAAGATCACATTTGATATAGTGGTAGTGTTCAGATAACAAATGGAATTCCACTCCATATATCTCCTATGACACTTCTTGGAATGTGTTCTTCATATTCTTAATCCAACAACTTCAAATATCATTAAGTTATAACATCTAAATGAATAGTATAAATTATTGTACAGGGGGctttgatgtttttttttttaatatcctCCTAAACCAACTTATAGCTTATTGTTTCGGTGAACAGTACATGGCATGGAATATGGCTTTGGTGCACATGATTACTCAACAAGTGGCGTATTTGAGGTGGAACCTAGAAGCTGTCCCGGCTTCATTTTCAGAAGATCAGTGTTATTAGGTACCACTGACATGTCTCAGTTAGAATTTCGCACTTTCATTGAGCACTTATCTTCAAAGTATCATGGAGACACTTACCATCTGATTGCCAAGAATTGCAACCATTTTACGGACGAAGTTTGCCAACAACTAACTGGAAAGCCTATTCCCGCATGGGTAAATCGGCTGGCCCGTGTAGGTGAGAATTGCTTGCTAATACTGATTTCTTAGCAGGTG is from Arachis ipaensis cultivar K30076 chromosome B01, Araip1.1, whole genome shotgun sequence and encodes:
- the LOC107629578 gene encoding deSI-like protein At4g17486 isoform X3 → MPMFPLSMSSERVQDNNERRNTMVYLNVYDLTPVNNYLYAFGVGIYHSGIEVHGMEYGFGAHDYSTSGVFEVEPRSCPGFIFRRSVLLGTTDMSQLEFRTFIEHLSSKYHGDTYHLIAKNCNHFTDEVCQQLTGKPIPAWVNRLARVDDERSDSDWLSGSSDDDNDDDDDERSNRQLLNSPNGDISLIQEAPMTLARDALR
- the LOC107629578 gene encoding deSI-like protein At4g17486 isoform X1, with amino-acid sequence MPMFPLSMSSERVQDNNERRNTMVYLNVYDLTPVNNYLYAFGVGIYHSGIEVHGMEYGFGAHDYSTSGVFEVEPRSCPGFIFRRSVLLGTTDMSQLEFRTFIEHLSSKYHGDTYHLIAKNCNHFTDEVCQQLTGKPIPAWVNRLARVVSGSFCNCLLPESLQVAAVRHLPEHLACSDDERSDSDWLSGSSDDDNDDDDDERSNRQLLNSPNGDISLIQEAPMTLARDALR
- the LOC107629578 gene encoding deSI-like protein At4g17486 isoform X2, whose amino-acid sequence is MPMFPLSMSSERVQDNNERRNTMVYLNVYDLTPVNNYLYAFGVGIYHSGIEVHGMEYGFGAHDYSTSGVFEVEPRSCPGFIFRRSVLLGTTDMSQLEFRTFIEHLSSKYHGDTYHLIAKNCNHFTDEVCQQLTGKPIPAWVNRLARVGSFCNCLLPESLQVAAVRHLPEHLACSDDERSDSDWLSGSSDDDNDDDDDERSNRQLLNSPNGDISLIQEAPMTLARDALR